Below is a window of Agathobacter rectalis ATCC 33656 DNA.
CTTTCCCGGAACCGTTCTTAATCGTAATCTTTGCTTTTCCTGCCCTGGCGTTATAGCCTTTTGAGCCTGGGTAGCTGCTCACATAATGGGTTCCACCGTGGAAATTCACGATGTCGCCCACATTGTAATCTTTCTTTTTCTCGGAGCTTGCCTTTTCTTTCTTTGGCTCTGCAAGTTCCAAATCCATTGTCATGCTGTAGGTGTCTGCCGTGTGCTGGATGCCTTTCACGTAGTAATACGACTGAGCCAGCTCACTCATTACATACACCAGGTCGCCTTTTCGGACAAACGGAACATCCGGAGACTGTGCTTTAATCTCCTTTTTGATTTTTCCTTCGTCGTCCAAGATTTCCTGTGCTGCAGATTTTGCGTCCGCAAGGCTTTCATCTTTACCTCTCGTATAAATTCTCTGACGGATACCATACTTTGTCTCGCCGTTTACCGTGGCTTCAACACTGGTTCTTCCATCATCGTCTGCCTTCCCTACAACCTTGACCCTAGTAATCATATCTGCTGTGCTTATGCTCTGACTGAACATCTGCGTGTTATCTGTCCGGAATACATACACCGTCTTATTGCTTCCTCTCGGAATAACGGATGTCTTACCTTTCCTGGCCTGCACAAAGCACTGCTCTTCGCCTTTTTTTGCTGCATCGTCCAGCAAATTGATGATGATGTCTGACAGATACTTATTGTTCTCCACCGTTTTGCCGTGTGAAGCATTCGGGCCTTGATATGATCCCTGCGGTATCTCCCAATCATCAAGAATCCCTTCTATCGCCGACTTTGTGCCGGTTCCGGAAGGGAAATATCTGTTGTCCTGGCTCTTCTGCAGCTTGTAAAGCTCGTCGTAGCAGGTACATTTCAGCGTATGCCCTCCGCTCTTTTCGACCGGATTCCACGTTTCCACGTACCCTCGTGCTACTTCCTCGTCCTGGGAAGCACCGTCTGTTGCGAATACTCCGACCAGGCACCCCGGCTTGATTATCTTCGACAGGTAACCCTTGGATGTCTTATCATTCTTCGCCACAAATGAGGTTCTGACGGATAACTCGCCGTCGTTCTCTTCCCATCCGAGGTTTTCGATGTACTCCTTGATGTTGTACTGGTTCTTACTTTCGTCCATAACCACGACCCGGTACTGGATTTTCGCCAAATCAATCATAGCGTGCCTCCTATCCTGGGATTGTCAGAACTTCTCCTGGCCATATCCAGTGACCGTGATCTGAACTGCTTTTTCCGTGTTTCTTTGCTGTGGACTCTATCGTATCCTTGTTTGCATCGTAAATTGTCGTCCATTTGGTACCGCTTCCCAGTTTCTTTGAAGCGATGCCCCACAGCGTATCTCCGGAGACTACTGTATAATTGCCTCCGCTCGATGATGAACTGGCTCTCGGCTTCGTTTTCCTTACAAACGCCGCAATTTTCAGTTCATTTGTACTGTAGATTTTCAACGGTTTCTTCTGAACAAACGTAATGGAATACTCGACATTGCCATACGCTCCAACCGGTCTCGGCTGAAATGAAGAAATCGTAACATCCACGTTTATCCACGTTTCCGTTACGATCAATGTAAGCACTGTCTCATTCAACATATAGTCATTCAGAATTTTTACACACTCATTTGGACTTTTCCAGGCATTCGTCTTGACGATTGCCTCATTCTTCTTTGATGCTCCAAAAAATACACCGTCCCACGAAAACTCTGAAACATCCGTCCCCTTAGGTACCTTTACGGTACCCAGGGAGATGATGTCAAAACTTTGGTACTTGGCTGCATATTTGCCCTGCACCTTTTCGGGTAGAGCCGGGAACGTAAACTTTGAACCCTTTTCCACCGGAATTAGTTTAATATCCATTGCCTACGCTCCTTTCGTGCTTGTTACCGGCATATTGGCGAATACTTCGCTTAACTTGTCGGCGATGTTTCCGCCGAGTTCGTCTGCGATCTCGCCTAAGTGCCTTCTGATTACGGCAACAATATCTTCCTCGCTCTGACCTTCCTTCGCCTCGATTTGGAAATTCGGACTAACTGCAACATTCACACTGATCGGACCGGTCTGTGGCGTTGAGGTCGGAACCTCTGAACTTACCGGAGCAAATGTTTCTGCTGAGTTGTCCTCGTAATTACCTTCTGTGGTTTCGTTATAGCCATAGGATGCGTTTCTTGTCGCCTCAGTGAATAAATTATGGTCTGATACCATATCACTCAAATTTGAGCCTTCTATACGGCCGCCCTCTGCGTGCTTAGAAACGCCGAGTGCCTCGCCTGCCTGCTCGTACAATTCAAGTGCTCTTGTCCTTCGGCTTGGATTTGTCGGGATAACAAACTCGTCCCACCCTTCCTCTGCCAACCATGACAGCTGAGGACCGCCACCAACTCGACCACCCGCAGCGTGTTTCGCCGGTGTGGATGTCGTTGTTGGAATTGTCGGCAGCGTCAGCAGGTTGTACTTCGGTGTTACGTTTACCGTCGGACTGATGCTGAACGGACTTGCCGTTGCTGTATTGAGAGAGGTCTGCAAACTGGTTCTCAATCCTGCCGAGCCATTGGTAAGACTCGTTGACGCTCCTGTGTTGAGAGACGTTCCAAGGTTTGTACCGGCTGTCTGCCACTCTGACTGCAGTGTAGCAAAATACTCGTTCGAGATAGGACCGTAATTCTCCATGACCGTTGAAAAATCAAAATCGGCCATCTGATCCTGCATATACTGTTGCATAAATGTGCTGAGTGTTTCTTCACTGCCGCTGTTCTCCAGGGCATTGTGAAGCGCTTCCGAATAGGACGTCTTGACACTCTCGAAATACTCACCGTAGTAGTCCGACATCTTCTTTTTCAGATCCTCTGTATTCAAGCCGATTGACTCGCCTTCCGTCGGACCTGTGATGGACTCCATGAGTTCCGTCCAATCCTCGTTAGTCATTGAATCCCAGTCGATTGCTTCCTTGATTTCCTCTGCAGTCGGTACAGAATCTTTGAAATCCTGCATAATCTTCTCTTTGGTGCCATCCGGTACCGCAAGTGCCGTCTGCAAAATCTGAGTCGCAATGTCCGTCTGAACTGCCGTATCGAGATTGAGCTTGTCTAATCCCATCCAGCTTGCCACATCAGCTGCAGTCCAAGTCTGTACGTCCGGGTGTGCCAGCAACGCATTGTTCAAAGCTGTTTCCAGCTTCTCCTTTGTGCTTCCCTCAATCTCCGGCATATAGCCTTGAAGTGAGGAGTCCCACGCCTCTGCAATCGTTTCCAGGTTGAATGAAGATACTCTTGCGTTAATCTCATTCAGTTGGGCGTAGTAGCCATCGGTTGCCTCTTTTACGGCCGCATCGTACTCTTCCTGCGTGATAGCTCCATCTGCCAGCTGCAGGTTCAGATTTGTGAGCGTGAGCGTAAGTGCCTGCTCGTACTGATCCGACGCATTACTTACCTGTGTCTGCAGCTCTTCCTGCAAAGCATTGAAACTATCCATATCCAGCTCTGCGCCGGAATACTTAATCTTCAATGTGTCAAATTCCGCATCCGTCCTGGCCTGCGAAATCTTTCCTGTGATAGCAGAAATCTGATCCTGCAAGCTCTGAATTTCTGCAGACTCGTCAAGACTGATAACACTATCCTCTAAGGCAATATCCACTTTTCCACTGAGTTCTTTTCCCAAATCGTCCAGCTGTTTCTTCATGCTGCCGTAGTAGCTGTCGAGACCACTGGTATCTGCGTCGGTTCCAGTAAGCAGCTTCAAAGCGACTGTAGCCTCGTAATGGTTGTTGTCAATATAGGACTGGCTATCGCTGATGAAGTTTTCGATTGCGCTCTTGTAATCGTCCTTCTGCAGTTCGTCCAGTTTCATTCCTAAGCTGACTTTCCAGTTCTCCTTTTTCAAGGTTGATACTGATGATTGCAGGTCGCTAAGTGCCTGCTGTGTGTCGCCGGTTGCAGTTGTGAAGGTGTTCAGTCCGTCCGTCATATCACCGAATGTAATATCACTCGCAATACTCTTGACCTCTTCCAGGGATAACTTAACCTTTCCGAAAGCATTCTTTGCCACGTTTTCGCACTCTTCCTGGAACATAGCTGAAAACTGCTCCGCAGAAACCTCGCTATCGTTCATAGCATCCTGCAGCGCCTTATTCTGAAATCGCACATCTTCGATTGACAAACCGGTTGCCTGGAAAATTTTTTGAGCTTTCTCGGCTTCCTTCTGCATTTCTTCGACATTATCCTGGTACTCTTCTTTGACCTTATTGCCCTTGATCCATCCTGCGATACCTCCGACACCGGCACCGATTAAAGCACCGACCGCTGTACCAAGACCAGGAATTACAGAACCAAGTGCTGCACCGGCCGCCGCACCAGCTGCTACACCGCCTGCTTTCCAAGCGGCTGAACCACCGTAAGCGGCTTTCTCGTCCTTATTATCGGACTTGATAGATTTATACAAATCCATTGCACTACTTACGAGTGTTGCACCACCGGCAATCGCTCCTGCTCCTGCACCCATTCCGACTGCAGATAAAGCTCCTGCGCTTAGTGATGCTCCCCCGGCCAGGTTTCCTGCTCCGAGGTTGATTGCCAGCATTGCTGACTTTCCGAGAAGTCCGGTACCCATTGCGGACGAACCAAGCATCGCTGTCCCAAGTCCCATCTCTCCGGTTCCCGAACCTAATACCGTCTTTCCTGCTTTCCCCAGGCTGATTGCTCCCTTGCCAAGACTGATAAACGGACTGGCAATCTTACCGAGCAATACCGCTGAGAATACAGACGACAAATCTGCAGACTTACCGCCCGGAAGCAGTTTGCCCGCATTTGATACTAAATTACCGAGTCCATCCATCAACTTCGCAGACACGGCATCGAAATCAAATCCCTCTGAGAATCCTTTAGCGAACGACGCTCCGATGCTGGTTCCCTCGTCGAATGTTTCCGAGATGTCAATACCGAGCATTGTCATAACTCCGATCTTAATTCCGCTACCGATGCCTTTTCCGATGTCTCCGGCGAAATCAGCAAATTTTGACTTTCCTTTGGTGTCCCACCACTCCTTGAACGGATCAGCAATAAATTCATCCCAGCTCAGTTTCACCTTGCCGAGGAAATCTGCGTTTTTCCATTCTTCTGACTCTGTTAAGTCATGGAATTTCTTCTTCATGCGGTCCACCTTTGTATCTACCCAGTCCATCATTTCATCAAGACCGGATTCAACCGCTGGCATCTGATCGGTAAGCCAATCTGCCAGGCTTCTCACGTATGGAGATAACCTTTCACCAAATGAGATTTTCACTCCGTCTACTGCACTCTGCAGCAATGTGATAGAACCC
It encodes the following:
- a CDS encoding LysM peptidoglycan-binding domain-containing protein, with product MDIKLIPVEKGSKFTFPALPEKVQGKYAAKYQSFDIISLGTVKVPKGTDVSEFSWDGVFFGASKKNEAIVKTNAWKSPNECVKILNDYMLNETVLTLIVTETWINVDVTISSFQPRPVGAYGNVEYSITFVQKKPLKIYSTNELKIAAFVRKTKPRASSSSSGGNYTVVSGDTLWGIASKKLGSGTKWTTIYDANKDTIESTAKKHGKSSSDHGHWIWPGEVLTIPG
- a CDS encoding phage tail tape measure protein, whose translation is MAETLRIEIPIETVDNTDPGVSNATKKFEKMERAANSANSSAKKASDTVSKFDKQAQKTEKSLASWAKEKYEVLLEAKERISPVLSTLGNGLRGFAGKTWSVTMRAIDLITSPVRGIINLLKNPIFQVGAVLGVSIGLKDTIETYKDFEAAMSQVQAISGATSTELVKLTNKAKEMGATTKFTAEESAQAFNYMAMAGWKTDDMLNGIEGILSLAAASGEDLATTSDIVTDALTAFNMKAGDAGHFSDVLAAAASNANTTVSGMGETFKYAGSMAGSLSYSIEDVALMTGLMANTGIKGTMAGTALNSIFTRLSTNTNGAADAMKDLGISFFDSNGQARDLSDVMGELRTATAGMTAEQKSNLANTIAGTQAQKGLLAILNASEEDYNKLADAINNADGAAANMSETMMDNLQGSITLLQSAVDGVKISFGERLSPYVRSLADWLTDQMPAVESGLDEMMDWVDTKVDRMKKKFHDLTESEEWKNADFLGKVKLSWDEFIADPFKEWWDTKGKSKFADFAGDIGKGIGSGIKIGVMTMLGIDISETFDEGTSIGASFAKGFSEGFDFDAVSAKLMDGLGNLVSNAGKLLPGGKSADLSSVFSAVLLGKIASPFISLGKGAISLGKAGKTVLGSGTGEMGLGTAMLGSSAMGTGLLGKSAMLAINLGAGNLAGGASLSAGALSAVGMGAGAGAIAGGATLVSSAMDLYKSIKSDNKDEKAAYGGSAAWKAGGVAAGAAAGAALGSVIPGLGTAVGALIGAGVGGIAGWIKGNKVKEEYQDNVEEMQKEAEKAQKIFQATGLSIEDVRFQNKALQDAMNDSEVSAEQFSAMFQEECENVAKNAFGKVKLSLEEVKSIASDITFGDMTDGLNTFTTATGDTQQALSDLQSSVSTLKKENWKVSLGMKLDELQKDDYKSAIENFISDSQSYIDNNHYEATVALKLLTGTDADTSGLDSYYGSMKKQLDDLGKELSGKVDIALEDSVISLDESAEIQSLQDQISAITGKISQARTDAEFDTLKIKYSGAELDMDSFNALQEELQTQVSNASDQYEQALTLTLTNLNLQLADGAITQEEYDAAVKEATDGYYAQLNEINARVSSFNLETIAEAWDSSLQGYMPEIEGSTKEKLETALNNALLAHPDVQTWTAADVASWMGLDKLNLDTAVQTDIATQILQTALAVPDGTKEKIMQDFKDSVPTAEEIKEAIDWDSMTNEDWTELMESITGPTEGESIGLNTEDLKKKMSDYYGEYFESVKTSYSEALHNALENSGSEETLSTFMQQYMQDQMADFDFSTVMENYGPISNEYFATLQSEWQTAGTNLGTSLNTGASTSLTNGSAGLRTSLQTSLNTATASPFSISPTVNVTPKYNLLTLPTIPTTTSTPAKHAAGGRVGGGPQLSWLAEEGWDEFVIPTNPSRRTRALELYEQAGEALGVSKHAEGGRIEGSNLSDMVSDHNLFTEATRNASYGYNETTEGNYEDNSAETFAPVSSEVPTSTPQTGPISVNVAVSPNFQIEAKEGQSEEDIVAVIRRHLGEIADELGGNIADKLSEVFANMPVTSTKGA